ATCATAGCTAAGTTAAATGTGTCAACTGACATGGCTTTAGTGACATGAACCTATTTTGCTTACAACTCTGGTTTAAAAATATTGACACCAACTCTTCCCATGTGATtaggtaaataaaaaaattaacttgaagACATATGCCATCCTAACTTTAAAATACACTAATGATGGCTTTAAGAGGTTTTGAGGCACCTATTTTTCGTACTAAGTTGTATCTGGTTGATAACTTTttagagggagaaaaaaaaaaaaatcatctgaTGACACTATTGGCCCTAATTCCCAACCAAATGATAGGAAGGTGGGAACATAAACATAGCATCACATCATAACGTAGGGATGATGACATAAACATGAGCAAGGATATTAGGACGTAACCATTTCAATAAGCGAGCCAACCCATTAATTAACCTTCTACAGAGAGCATCGTTTCTTGCACACCACaaggtggagagagagatatatatattacttCTTGTCTAATTAGGCCGCTACATGACTTTATTTAGTGAGTGGGCTCCTCTTGGTAAGAAGGAAGAATTGTGGGTCTGCGAATGTGAAAAACGGGTCAACAAGCACTGAAGTACGGGTGTTGCTGACATGAAACCATAAGGGACTCTTTGTTTTTCACTCTCCAACTCAATTCAGACGGAGATCAGATGGCTCAGACCTGCTCGGCATATTAAAACATTAATAACTGTTGCTCTGCCGACAGCtgcctgctgctgctgccggTGTTCGGCCGCCTGGTTGGTTCATACGTCCGCCCGATGGTTCAGGACCTCTGGGTTCCTTTTGGAAACTCCCCACCCACCGTTTCTTTCGAGTTCTCAATGAACTCTCAGAAAAAACTACGACTCAGACTGGGGAAGTATGAGCCTtgctattcttttctttctccgcTTTGTTCTCTTTTATGATGGAGTTAcaataaatattttcttcttttctccaaCAACTGGTGAAAGGCTACCTCGCTCTTGGTGCACAATTTTCAGATGTCTCTGTCGCCGATAGGAACTGCGTAATGACATCACAAGGATTCACGATTTTGGATTATTCACAAAAACCGTGccgtattttttattaattcagTTTCATGCTTGAGAATTTTGATAAATTCATGACAAGTCGCACATGGGAACGTTTTATCAGCCTAACCACGGTTAATTCTCAGCAAATCTTAAACTTAGTATATCGTTAAATTTGTTGAATGGCAAACGGAGAAAGAGAGCTCGTCCTTTTTTCGAAGGCCAAAtgccaaagaaaaagaattaacCATGGTGAGCTTGTTTTggcttttttaaaattcttgagCACCTAATATTATTAATCGAAAAGGTCAGCATGTTTTCGTGGGCAGCTTTTCTCTTTGATAAATGAACCATGAAATTGTACCTCGCCATCAATAGTTTAGAATCAAGCAAGCTCgtcttttctttcaaaaaaaaaacaaaaattgaatttcattttcaactaatattttaaagcataaaaaataattattgtCAATTTTAGatcaaagtttttaaaaaaatttggtgaCTCTTCCAATGTGCAAAGACCATTATCTTTTCATGCAGGAACATGCACCTCAATCTCCAATTGGAAGTTGACATTCACAAGagcaaattataatattttgaacattaaaaaaaaatgatatgtttCAAAATCTTGGCTGGAGAGGGAAAGGGGTGCCCCTAGCCACACGAGACGACATCGTGGGAAGGTCGATAAAACGAGTCGcaacatatttttaaatataaccGCGACTTCTTGATTTTCCCTGCCTCCTCCTCACTTTAAAAGGTCCATCTCTCTTTATTAGATGAAGGCAACCAGAAGACGAGTCAGTTTATTTGCACCAGGAACGAAGAttcaataataataacaacTCATCCTGCAGCTTTACTGAAATTCTTGACTCCATGAGTGCGGGTGAACCATCCAATCAAGTTTCCGGCTAATTCTAAGTTGGTTCGGTCCCTGAACCGCACTTGTAATGGAAAATCCATCGGCACTTGCAAACAGAGGAACCCGCAAAATGGCACTTCTTCCATAGCCCTTTTCAATTGCGTTCTTAGGAAATTGGTGTCCTGAGTCCCTTAGAGATTAAACAGAATGgacttaaaatttgtttttgagaaaataaagaaatgtttaacTAGGTGAAGTTGGTGGTGcccacttcaaaaaaaaaaaaaaaaaaaaaaatgtagatgTTGACAGTTTATATGTACGCAATTCGGTTTGAAGATCGAAGTATTCTTCCCCGGATTGCAGTCCgtttaagaaaaacaagaataaaaaatgatggGGACAAAGTATTCTTTGCTTATACCAAGGATCACAAGCACATTGTCTGATTCAGTTTTTAATAGCAAATGTCTCCTCCTGCAACAGTCTGAAGAATGAAGAGTGTCATAGTTGCTATATTCAATTGCTACTTTTATGGAAGAGCAATACAATACGTCAGCTGCTTAGAATACATTTTGCCTCTCGCTTTATTTATATGCTATCGAGGAAATGTATGAGCTATGGGAtgacatcctttttttttttcaaattggaaACTGTTCAACTTATAATGTTTCTATGGAGCGAACCAACAATTGGGtcaacattattttttttaaaatttttctgtttgttatttttacatgaaaatgaagCAATAGACCTTAGATGAGTTAAATGGTTCCCTCTTATAGTTAACATATAAACTGCTAACTAACAAGCATTGAAATGCAATAACAGTAAATTCGGCCCACGTATGAGAATATTTAAGGAACCAGTAAAAATCGTTGGGGACCGTACCCCCCTGCGCACGTAAGTTTAGGTGAGCGCTAGCCCACCCATCAATTACGCTTGATGTCACCACAGCAAGACGGTGGGTGCTCCACTCCCGAGCCGGGCAGGACACTTGCGTCGTTTTCTGGTCGACTCGGCCAGTCCCTGCCGACCCGGCTCGGTTGAGGGCAATCTCGGCATTTTAAAGTCAAAGTCCACGACCCCGTCctcctattaaaaaaaaaaaaaaaggagcggtcaggagagagagaggggtcagCCACGCCGCCGTCGACGAGCCGAGTGGGGGGCGTGGCTTTTGAAAGGTGGCCACGTTGCGCAGCAAAAGGGGTCCAGCTGTCGTTCAGGGGAGAGAGCGCAGGGAAGGCCTATTAATGGTGGCCCTTCTCCGCTTCTCTCTTACTCACAGCGAACGACGACGACTGTGGTGGTCGTGAGATCGTAAATCACGAAGTTCAACAGCAACAAGCAACGGCCCTTCCACCTGTGGCCTGTGAAATGTATATCCCccgcctttctctctctcctggCGACGCGCCTAAAAgagaagggagggaggaaggcGCAATGTGATTTAGGCTATTAATTGAGGGAGAAGGAAGGGTGGGGAGGCTTTCTTGTGGGGGAGCGACGTTGGAACATCTCGTCGGCCCGGCGGGATATTTCCTCGTCGAGCGGCGGGTTCCTCGGGAACCGTGCTGTCCGCAGCGGGATACGTATCTATCTAACGCCTCCCCAGGCCTGGGGAGACCCGACTCCCTTCGTTCGCGCATCTCCGCGAGTCGCGAAGTCTTCGGCGGGGTTTGCGGCGGGTTCGGTAGGAAAGATCGGAGAGACCGCTGTTTTGGCGATCTTGTAGCCGTCGGGAATTCGCGTTCCCTCAAGAACCgctcccgctctctctctcgctcgcgtTCCCCTTTGTTCTTGGTTTGGGTTTCTTGGGAGGAGAATTGGTCGGGCGGGTAGTTTCTGGGGGAGAATCCGGCCGTTTGGGTGGCCGGAGTTGCGAGCGGATGAGTTGATCCGACGGTGAATGAATGCATCCGTTTTGCTGCGTGACGTCCACTGTAAACAGCGAGCAGAATCTGGTGGGCGATCCCGTTGACATGCCCGTGAGGTCGGAGGTCGGAGGGGAACGGGAGACGATGAGCAGGGAGGCGTCTCTGCGGTCATTCTCTATCTCGTCGGCGCCGGCAGGAGATACTGGCAACGGGTTCCGGACATCGACGGCAAGCGATCAAGGCAGGCTCCGACTGGCGGATTTCTCAATGAGGGGGTCGCTTCATGAAAATTACGATCTCCGGGAGGTGAAGCTCAATAACATCGTTGGTAGTGGGATCTCAGGGATCCTCTACAAGTGGGTGAATTACGGAAAGGGGTGGAGGCCACGGTGGTTCGTTCTCCAGGACGGGGTACTGTCTTACTACAAGATCCATGGACCCGACAAGATCGAGGTGAACCAGGAAACGGAGAAGGGGGCCAAAGTCATCGGAGAGGTGTCCTACCGTCGTATGAGCAAACGCAGGAACGGAAGCAATCATCAACGCCACAATCACCATCATCAACAGAATAATCATTATCAGAATGGAGATTGCTACTCGCGGGGAAAGCCTGTCGGAGAAGTTCATCTCAAGGTATTTCAGTTTCTTCCTTCTtggtctctttctcttcttctgcaACACTCACTTTTTTTCGAGTATTATTTTCCTTAAtacctttcctttcttctgtCCATTTTTGTCTATCTCCCCTCCCGCTGGTCAGCGTTGTGTTTGGCTTCGGGGTATTTACTCGAATACCTGAAGACTCCTGCCGTTTTCTGGTGCTCTTGTTGGAAGCATCGCGTTCAAGTCCCTAAGTTCGAATACGAACGATATTAGATGGCGCTAACAACTGGGTtatatgctctctctctctctctgatctctcGTATCGCTTCCTTTTGAAGCATTAAGTTGGTCAATGTGAGGGATTAAAGAGGAATAATAACCAATCATTCAGCCACGAACTAAGCAGGTGGAAACTTCAGATTCTGAGATGTACCCTGATTTCAGtttcccttttcccttctttttacCTGGTGCAGTGTTATCTGCAATTCTTCGATTGCTTGCCCTGTCGTGCAAGTACGAGCGGCGCAACTACCCCGTATCTTTTTTGCCTTCCTGCACCTGTTTCTTTTTGACGTTCTTTTCGTGTCCGTTTTATGCTGATGAGTTTTCTTTAGGTCTCTTCCATTAGAGAGAGCAAATCGGATGACAAGAGATTCTCCATTTTTACCGGAACGAAAAGGCTGCACTTGAGAGCAGAGACTCGGGAAGATCGGGTTACCTGGGTGGAGGCCTTGCAGGCTGTGAAAGACTTGTTCCCCAGAATGTCAAATAGTGAACTTATGGCGCCACTTAATGGTATTACTATTTCCACGGAGAAGCTCAGGCAGCGATTATTAGAAGAAGGGCTTAATGAAGCCTCAATCCTGGACTGTGAACAGATCATGAGGACTGAGTTTTCAACGTTACAAAATCAGCTGATTCTTCTAAAACAGAAGCAGTCTCTGCTCCTGGATTCGCTACGGCAGCTAGAggtgagcccttttatttttgGATTCTCCTGTTTGGTTTTCAGCGTATCTTTTCTGTCTTTAAGTTGGTATGCTGTTTTGCTGATTTTATTCTGAAGTAATCATATAAAGCACTTGGTGCCTGTTTTTAACATGCTACACAGAGTTAGCCGTAGGAATTTAGGGCTCAAGCAGTTGGCAGTCCTTTAGTTGACACTTCCATGTGGTCGGTTCTGATGAGGCATCATTGGGAATTTTTCAGTTAACGCCATATGAAATTAATGATGGTAGCTGCAGAAGTCTTGAGGTTGAGCAACCTCGTAAGcattccttttctcttttgaagCATTCAACTCTCATTATGATAATTCTAGGCGTACTTGTGTTAGGCCATTGGAACATGTGAGGAAGGTGACTTTGTTAAGTGAACAAACTCATAAGAGTTAGCATGTAAATATTGATGCTGGTAGCGACAggatatgtttatttttttcctggtttcttttttttttaagtatatgcTGCATGAATATTGAATTTGgcaatctttcatttcatacaTGTGACTGGAACTGGCAGAACCAACACTAACGGATGGTTAATTAGGTTGTccatttatttctaattttataGGTTTTGTTACCTTTCCTGTTAAGTATCTATATCTTTGTTGCTCTTTAGCATTAATCCCTGGAACTTATTCTGTCATCCTTCACTGGTTCTACACGAGAAAATTTAACCTACTACATATACGGACTCGATGCTGTCTGTTGTCTGTGTCAATTGTCACTTTTGGTCCTGCACAATGCGACCAGGTGCAAGTCAATTATTTTTGGTTGACGTAAATGGCTGGCACCAGTTCACTTTACGCTGTTTGGCTGACTCAAGAATCTGAACTTGCTATTCGAAGTTCTGAGTCTTGAAGGCTTTAAACTCTGATGATGGTACTTTGGGGTTTCAGAAGAGGATGCCACCTAGTATCTGACCTGAATAATCAGATTGCCTAGGAAAAGCAGCTTCATCAGAGATTCAGAGGTTAAAGTCAAGGTCCTTTGAGTTGGCTTTTTGGGTTTTTGTGAAATTTGTTGTCATTCTATTCAACTAGGTTCCACCAGAAGACAGAAAACCTCTTCTTCTTGTAATGACGTTTACATTTTCTAGATTCAGGCTCCTCCTTTGGCATTATACTTTTTTTAAACGTTGAATGTGGACCATCCCCATATgtattttctgttcttttaaCCAAAGTTGGTAGAGCAGGACGAAAATGTGGACACTGTTCATAAATGGAGGCTGTCATTGACTCTCAGGCAGAGGACCCGTGAGGCATCCCAAACTTTAGGGAACTCTGAGACAATTGTTTGGAATCACAAGAAGgggaagaacaagaaaagtgaAATGAAATCCAGCCAATCCGTCTTTCCTAAAGAGGTCAAACAAGAAGTGCAAGGTTGTGAGGACAAGTGAAGAAAGATCTTATGGATTGAGTCAACCAAGAAGATTAAAACTAGAGTATTTTGAAGTTGCTCttttgttcgtttttttttttttttgtaaagcaTCTCTGTCTTACAACATCAGCTAGAAAAAGTAATCAAGTTTTGCTATTAAAGTGGTTCAAGAGCTCGAAATCAGCATCTGTATATGGTTTGTATTAGAGAGAGACATTATTCTCTTTCATATAATATCTACATAAACTAGTCCATCAAATTAAGGATTCATCCTCATGAATTTTGTTTGTCCAAAATAATTAAATTGTGTCCTTAGGAGAATTTCTGGATAGTAATGGATTGGTATTGTCTAAATACCATTTATTCTGTTCGATCTGGCTCTTTTTGGTCCTTGGATGTGATAAGCTTTTTTTGGTTCTAAGAAGTAGCTGCTGATAATTACAAAAGCAAGGTTAAACATTGTACAAGGCTAGTTTCCTTGTGTACTAGGCTGACAGAATCGTCTATCATGGCAAACAACATGGTTtccttgaaaatttgatttcagcAATCCCCTATGTACAAAATCAGTCTCTCAACTGCTTTGGGAAAATTTGCAGTTCCTGTTACCATCTTTTCCAGTTCATAACCATCTAAATTATTTTCTGATCTCAAGTttgattaaaaatattttcccCTATTTGGTTAGGTGTAAACagtcagattttggatttccACTTTGGTTGgtttcaagaaaaatttcagTTGCCTTCAAGAAAGAACGTTTTTCAATGAAGTCAAGAACAAGTGGAAATGAAATAAGAAGCGTCACCTAAGCCAAGGGAGAGATGACTTTTCCTTTCCAGTTCCTGTCTTTGACTAACCACATGCTGCTTGCTAGGTGACACTGTTTACAGTATTCGTGTGTCCATTGTTTTCTATGTTATGGAGGAAAACTCTTTCttgggaaagaaaaataaaagataaaaaatatcgTTCTATAATTTCCAACCCTGTACTTTCTTTTTGATAACTTTAGTAGTGCGACAATCTAGTCTAATAATTGAAATTATATCCTGTAGACAGAAAAAGTTGATTTGGAAAATACCCTTGTTGATGAGAGTCAAAGACAGTTGGAGCACGGGACATCTCTCAGATCcagaaatgacaaatttagtGGTATGAATACGAGAGAATTTATTTAG
Above is a window of Nymphaea colorata isolate Beijing-Zhang1983 chromosome 8, ASM883128v2, whole genome shotgun sequence DNA encoding:
- the LOC116259688 gene encoding oxysterol-binding protein-related protein 1C-like isoform X6, giving the protein MHPFCCVTSTVNSEQNLVGDPVDMPVRSEVGGERETMSREASLRSFSISSAPAGDTGNGFRTSTASDQGRLRLADFSMRGSLHENYDLREVKLNNIVGSGISGILYKWVNYGKGWRPRWFVLQDGVLSYYKIHGPDKIEVNQETEKGAKVIGEVSYRRMSKRRNGSNHQRHNHHHQQNNHYQNGDCYSRGKPVGEVHLKVSSIRESKSDDKRFSIFTGTKRLHLRAETREDRVTWVEALQAVKDLFPRMSNSELMAPLNGITISTEKLRQRLLEEGLNEASILDCEQIMRTEFSTLQNQLILLKQKQSLLLDSLRQLEDENVDTVHKWRLSLTLRQRTREASQTLGNSETIVWNHKKGKNKKSEMKSSQSVFPKEVKQEVQGCEDK
- the LOC116259688 gene encoding oxysterol-binding protein-related protein 1C-like isoform X9, translating into MHPFCCVTSTVNSEQNLVGDPVDMPVRSEVGGERETMSREASLRSFSISSAPAGDTGNGFRTSTASDQGRLRLADFSMRGSLHENYDLREVKLNNIVGSGISGILYKWVNYGKGWRPRWFVLQDGVLSYYKIHGPDKIEVNQETEKGAKVIGEVSYRRMSKRRNGSNHQRHNHHHQQNNHYQNGDCYSRGKPVGEVHLKVSSIRESKSDDKRFSIFTGTKRLHLRAETREDRVTWVEALQAVKDLFPRMSNSELMAPLNGITISTEKLRQRLLEEGLNEASILDCEQIMRTEFSTLQNQLILLKQKQSLLLDSLRQLEAEDP
- the LOC116259688 gene encoding oxysterol-binding protein-related protein 1C-like isoform X7, translating into MHPFCCVTSTVNSEQNLVGDPVDMPVRSEVGGERETMSREASLRSFSISSAPAGDTGNGFRTSTASDQGRLRLADFSMRGSLHENYDLREVKLNNIVGSGISGILYKWVNYGKGWRPRWFVLQDGVLSYYKIHGPDKIEVNQETEKGAKVIGEVSYRRMSKRRNGSNHQRHNHHHQQNNHYQNGDCYSRGKPVGEVHLKVSSIRESKSDDKRFSIFTGTKRLHLRAETREDRVTWVEALQAVKDLFPRMSNSELMAPLNGITISTEKLRQRLLEEGLNEASILDCEQIMRTEFSTLQNQLILLKQKQSLLLDSLRQLELTPYEINDGSCRSLEVEQPRRGPVRHPKL
- the LOC116259688 gene encoding oxysterol-binding protein-related protein 1C-like isoform X8; its protein translation is MHPFCCVTSTVNSEQNLVGDPVDMPVRSEVGGERETMSREASLRSFSISSAPAGDTGNGFRTSTASDQGRLRLADFSMRGSLHENYDLREVKLNNIVGSGISGILYKWVNYGKGWRPRWFVLQDGVLSYYKIHGPDKIEVNQETEKGAKVIGEVSYRRMSKRRNGSNHQRHNHHHQQNNHYQNGDCYSRGKPVGEVHLKVSSIRESKSDDKRFSIFTGTKRLHLRAETREDRVTWVEALQAVKDLFPRMSNSELMAPLNGITISTEKLRQRLLEEGLNEASILDCEQIMRTEFSTLQNQLILLKQKQSLLLDSLRQLELTPYEINDGSCRSLEVEQPRRKCGHCS
- the LOC116259688 gene encoding oxysterol-binding protein-related protein 1C-like isoform X5, with the translated sequence MHPFCCVTSTVNSEQNLVGDPVDMPVRSEVGGERETMSREASLRSFSISSAPAGDTGNGFRTSTASDQGRLRLADFSMRGSLHENYDLREVKLNNIVGSGISGILYKWVNYGKGWRPRWFVLQDGVLSYYKIHGPDKIEVNQETEKGAKVIGEVSYRRMSKRRNGSNHQRHNHHHQQNNHYQNGDCYSRGKPVGEVHLKVSSIRESKSDDKRFSIFTGTKRLHLRAETREDRVTWVEALQAVKDLFPRMSNSELMAPLNGITISTEKLRQRLLEEGLNEASILDCEQIMRTEFSTLQNQLILLKQKQSLLLDSLRQLETEKVDLENTLVDESQRQLEHGTSLRSRNDKFSEGSVTESDDDNERPDAAEEETDDEDNTFFDTRDFLSSSSFKSSGSEFQRSSFDSDEQELCPIDADGQVDVSMLYVGFNYPHVRRRKKLPDPIEKEKGVSLWSMIKDNIGKDLTKVCLPVYFNEPLSSLQKCFEDLEYSYLIDRAYEWGKRCLVMPPQKGDTASRLIHFLERHMRLITLIRESVSSQRR
- the LOC116259688 gene encoding oxysterol-binding protein-related protein 1C-like isoform X11, with product MHPFCCVTSTVNSEQNLVGDPVDMPVRSEVGGERETMSREASLRSFSISSAPAGDTGNGFRTSTASDQGRLRLADFSMRGSLHENYDLREVKLNNIVGSGISGILYKWVNYGKGWRPRWFVLQDGVLSYYKIHGPDKIEVNQETEKGAKVIGEVSYRRMSKRRNGSNHQRHNHHHQQNNHYQNGDCYSRGKPVGEVHLKVSSIRESKSDDKRFSIFTGTKRLHLRAETREDRVTWVEALQAVKDLFPRMSNSELMAPLNGITISTEKLRQRLLEEGLNEASILDCEQIMRTEFSTLQNQLILLKQKQSLLLDSLRQLES
- the LOC116259688 gene encoding oxysterol-binding protein-related protein 1C-like isoform X3, whose amino-acid sequence is MHPFCCVTSTVNSEQNLVGDPVDMPVRSEVGGERETMSREASLRSFSISSAPAGDTGNGFRTSTASDQGRLRLADFSMRGSLHENYDLREVKLNNIVGSGISGILYKWVNYGKGWRPRWFVLQDGVLSYYKIHGPDKIEVNQETEKGAKVIGEVSYRRMSKRRNGSNHQRHNHHHQQNNHYQNGDCYSRGKPVGEVHLKVSSIRESKSDDKRFSIFTGTKRLHLRAETREDRVTWVEALQAVKDLFPRMSNSELMAPLNGITISTEKLRQRLLEEGLNEASILDCEQIMRTEFSTLQNQLILLKQKQSLLLDSLRQLETEKVDLENTLVDESQRQLEHGTSLRSRNDKFSEGSVTESDDDNERPDAAEEETDDEDNTFFDTRDFLSSSSFKSSGSEFQRSSFDSDEQELCPIDADGQVDVSMLYVGFNYPHVRRRKKLPDPIEKEKGVSLWSMIKDNIGKDLTKVCLPVYFNEPLSSLQKCFEDLEYSYLIDRAYEWGKRGNSLMRILNIAAFAVSGYASTEGRHCKPFNPLLGETYEADYPDKGIRFFSEKVSHHPMIVACHCEGRGWKFWGDSNLKSKFWGRSIQLDPVGVLTLEFDDGMVLQWSKVTTSIYNLILGKLYCDHYGTMRIQGNCEYSCKLKFKEQSIIDRNPHQKWENSRHTIWKMG
- the LOC116259688 gene encoding oxysterol-binding protein-related protein 1C-like isoform X10; this encodes MHPFCCVTSTVNSEQNLVGDPVDMPVRSEVGGERETMSREASLRSFSISSAPAGDTGNGFRTSTASDQGRLRLADFSMRGSLHENYDLREVKLNNIVGSGISGILYKWVNYGKGWRPRWFVLQDGVLSYYKIHGPDKIEVNQETEKGAKVIGEVSYRRMSKRRNGSNHQRHNHHHQQNNHYQNGDCYSRGKPVGEVHLKVSSIRESKSDDKRFSIFTGTKRLHLRAETREDRVTWVEALQAVKDLFPRMSNSELMAPLNGITISTEKLRQRLLEEGLNEASILDCEQIMRTEFSTLQNQLILLKQKQSLLLDSLRQLERVV